The following are encoded in a window of Verrucomicrobiia bacterium genomic DNA:
- a CDS encoding glycoside hydrolase family 99-like domain-containing protein produces MKAIYNHVLRFIRWLSLLALLPGASSAADKPAPQAATNITVACYYFGQYHPNDPRNLKLRGREWSEWELVKAAKPRFPGHPQPKVPLWGYQDESDPRVMAQKIAAAADHGIQVFIFDWYHYEDGPFLDRPINEGFLKATNNSRIQFALMWANHDWLKNLFPYKKGKPYEVLYGGRVSPDAFEKICDHLIRDYFAHPSYWRIDGKPYFSFYELSKLLENFGTVEATRATLDRFRAKARAAGLAGLHLNAVAWGEPILPGEKTPLNQFRLVRDLGFDSVTSYVWAHHVQLPEQATDYNVARDAYFAYWDRAEKGFGVPYFPNITMGWDPSPRCDPADAFDNSGYPFTHTIQNNTPERFREALRMAQRRLLAQPNGPRVLTINCWNEWTEGSYLEPDTVNGYKYLEAVREVFGVR; encoded by the coding sequence ATGAAAGCCATATACAACCATGTTCTGCGATTTATCCGCTGGCTGTCACTCCTGGCGCTGCTGCCGGGTGCCTCTTCGGCTGCGGACAAACCGGCTCCGCAAGCTGCCACCAACATCACGGTGGCATGTTATTATTTTGGCCAATACCATCCCAATGACCCGCGCAATCTGAAGCTGCGGGGCAGGGAGTGGAGTGAATGGGAGCTGGTCAAGGCCGCCAAGCCGCGTTTTCCCGGCCACCCGCAACCCAAAGTGCCGCTATGGGGCTATCAGGACGAATCCGATCCTCGTGTCATGGCGCAGAAGATAGCTGCCGCGGCCGACCATGGTATCCAGGTATTCATTTTCGACTGGTACCATTATGAGGACGGCCCCTTCCTGGACCGGCCGATCAACGAGGGATTTCTCAAGGCGACCAACAACAGCCGCATCCAGTTCGCGCTCATGTGGGCAAACCACGATTGGCTGAAGAATCTGTTTCCCTACAAGAAGGGAAAGCCCTACGAGGTGCTGTATGGCGGCAGGGTCAGCCCCGACGCCTTTGAGAAAATTTGTGATCACTTGATCCGGGATTACTTCGCGCATCCCTCCTACTGGCGCATTGACGGGAAGCCTTATTTTTCCTTTTACGAGCTCAGCAAGCTGCTCGAGAATTTCGGCACCGTGGAGGCGACACGGGCGACTCTGGACCGGTTTCGGGCCAAGGCCAGGGCTGCCGGCCTGGCCGGGCTTCATCTGAACGCGGTGGCTTGGGGAGAGCCGATCCTCCCGGGCGAAAAGACGCCGTTGAATCAGTTTCGCCTGGTGCGCGACCTGGGCTTTGATTCAGTCACTTCCTACGTTTGGGCTCATCATGTGCAGCTCCCGGAGCAGGCAACAGATTACAACGTTGCCCGGGACGCCTACTTTGCATATTGGGATCGCGCTGAAAAAGGTTTCGGTGTGCCGTATTTCCCCAACATCACCATGGGCTGGGATCCGAGTCCGCGCTGCGATCCGGCGGATGCCTTCGACAACTCGGGGTATCCGTTCACCCACACGATTCAAAACAACACCCCCGAGCGATTCCGGGAAGCCCTCCGGATGGCCCAACGCCGGTTGCTGGCGCAGCCGAACGGGCCGCGTGTCCTCACAATCAATTGCTGGAACGAATGGACAGAGGGGAGTTACCTCGAACCGGACACCGTGAACGGCTATAAGTATCTCGAAGCCGTGCGGGAGGTTTTTGGCGTCCGTTGA
- a CDS encoding PQQ-binding-like beta-propeller repeat protein, which yields MLGHDAARSGGTPEELRPPCTRQWYRLFPDEGLQSGIQPVIAGSRVYLGTMAGVLHALDADTGRDVWTFKAGGPILHAAALGEGRVFFGSADGRVYALEAASGKPAWSFQTGAAVWNAPAIHGGVVFIGSRDGFLYALDAATGQLRWKADTGAPLLNSPAIDARMGRVYIGSEALRVHALALADGRELWRSPQLPGASMRGYHPVIAPDGAVMVTTQPVIGYDRMQNLLLEMVKAVFGDFASWRHKKEESDRLRAENFRLMEKPETYLAQLDYLRRRLTEEPAYQTFFVLDPASGRPRFVAPIVASESMNGPGAPPLVTPEGRVIVKYQALLRSRYEHYSPFLNVGYLNTTNGHITPLMDETRTYGWHDSLLLVHDEQSQLSFAGRLLINTHQDNVNALDLLTLKGYEQPLALNIHEPAKGEALALSVAAWRGQELPAGAEWLIRGTAVYGGGSVLDVPVAIAGGRFYYLPTHELNSGCALVAYRSAPGAPPPKKTTLPAPKLSDEEWQRLQALPWDWDTLATPRLTNVLEALPGRVPGTAAAPLVAEAERTVAAIADRELDEFIWQPAFDPAAPASVPEGQTALRESLRCQVRELLSQPWQPLVIPAGKAPEEAYRFFHDPSETLLTLLLARPFLDEELQRQADARAAALLEGGLPRTYASQAGQPRVHYDVPLKLMQVLEDPVRDDLARLYPLWLWTRTPAAIGWLEKHWPQLRERLRTPPARPDDDFGNARLAGLMAYCRLARAAGDQAAVDEALPLTRQAMRARLVFALAHTRGGVIRTLPNGRSVVARWRRLTPEVARLLAAYALPVERQLMATYVDYHRPGWWLAWNVEQLWRNESPTQLPTTPMEIFAARALILGEPAERLRSMVDLPWCRADEFYVQKLALTLRAAAR from the coding sequence ATGCTTGGCCATGATGCGGCGCGCTCCGGCGGCACGCCGGAGGAGCTGCGCCCACCATGCACGCGGCAATGGTACCGCTTGTTCCCTGATGAGGGGTTGCAAAGCGGCATTCAGCCCGTCATTGCGGGCAGCCGGGTGTACCTCGGGACCATGGCGGGGGTGTTGCATGCCCTGGACGCTGACACGGGGCGGGATGTCTGGACGTTCAAGGCTGGCGGGCCCATCTTGCATGCGGCGGCGTTGGGAGAAGGCAGGGTCTTCTTTGGCAGTGCCGATGGCCGGGTCTATGCCTTGGAGGCTGCCAGCGGAAAGCCGGCCTGGTCTTTCCAAACCGGCGCGGCGGTGTGGAATGCGCCGGCGATTCATGGCGGCGTGGTTTTTATTGGGAGCCGTGACGGTTTTTTGTACGCGCTGGACGCGGCTACAGGCCAACTGCGCTGGAAAGCCGACACCGGCGCGCCGCTGTTGAACAGTCCGGCCATTGATGCGCGCATGGGCCGGGTGTATATCGGCAGCGAGGCTCTGCGGGTGCACGCCCTGGCGCTTGCGGACGGCCGCGAGTTGTGGCGCAGTCCCCAACTGCCCGGGGCCTCAATGCGTGGTTACCATCCGGTGATCGCGCCGGATGGGGCGGTGATGGTGACGACGCAGCCGGTGATCGGCTATGACCGGATGCAGAACCTGCTGTTGGAGATGGTGAAGGCCGTTTTTGGGGATTTTGCCAGTTGGCGGCACAAGAAAGAGGAGAGTGACCGGTTGCGCGCGGAGAACTTTCGGCTAATGGAAAAGCCGGAGACCTACCTGGCGCAGTTGGATTATCTGCGCCGCCGTCTCACCGAGGAGCCAGCGTATCAGACTTTCTTTGTGCTGGACCCGGCCAGCGGCCGGCCGCGCTTTGTGGCGCCGATTGTGGCCTCGGAAAGCATGAACGGACCCGGGGCGCCGCCGCTGGTGACGCCGGAGGGTCGGGTCATCGTCAAGTATCAGGCATTGTTGCGCAGCCGTTATGAGCATTATTCGCCCTTTCTCAACGTGGGCTATCTCAACACCACCAACGGCCACATCACTCCCCTGATGGATGAGACCCGCACGTATGGCTGGCATGACAGTCTGCTGCTGGTGCATGATGAGCAAAGCCAGTTGAGCTTTGCCGGGCGGCTGCTGATTAATACCCATCAGGACAACGTCAACGCGCTGGACCTGCTTACATTGAAGGGATATGAGCAACCATTGGCACTCAACATCCATGAGCCCGCCAAAGGCGAGGCACTCGCCTTGAGTGTGGCCGCGTGGCGCGGGCAGGAGCTGCCCGCCGGGGCGGAGTGGCTTATCCGCGGCACCGCGGTGTACGGCGGCGGCTCGGTGCTGGATGTGCCGGTGGCCATTGCGGGCGGCCGCTTCTATTACCTGCCCACTCACGAATTGAATTCCGGTTGCGCGCTGGTGGCTTATCGCTCCGCCCCGGGCGCGCCGCCGCCCAAGAAAACCACGCTGCCCGCGCCGAAGTTGAGCGACGAGGAATGGCAGCGGCTCCAAGCCCTGCCATGGGATTGGGACACCCTGGCCACGCCGCGCCTGACCAACGTGTTGGAGGCCCTGCCGGGCCGGGTGCCCGGCACGGCCGCTGCTCCGCTGGTGGCAGAGGCGGAGCGAACCGTGGCGGCCATAGCCGACCGCGAGCTGGATGAGTTTATATGGCAACCGGCTTTTGACCCGGCGGCACCCGCCAGCGTGCCCGAGGGACAAACGGCGCTGCGCGAAAGCCTGCGGTGCCAGGTGCGCGAATTGTTGAGCCAGCCCTGGCAACCACTGGTCATTCCAGCCGGCAAAGCGCCGGAGGAGGCCTACCGATTTTTCCACGATCCGAGTGAAACGTTGTTGACGCTCCTGCTGGCGCGCCCGTTTCTCGACGAGGAATTGCAACGGCAGGCCGATGCCCGGGCCGCCGCGCTGCTTGAAGGCGGCCTGCCGCGCACCTACGCGTCCCAAGCCGGGCAGCCGCGAGTGCACTACGACGTGCCGCTCAAGCTCATGCAGGTGTTGGAAGACCCGGTGCGCGACGATCTGGCCCGGCTTTACCCGCTCTGGTTGTGGACGCGCACCCCCGCCGCCATCGGCTGGCTGGAAAAACATTGGCCCCAATTGCGCGAGCGGCTGCGCACGCCGCCGGCCCGCCCCGACGACGACTTCGGCAACGCGCGCCTGGCCGGGTTGATGGCCTATTGCCGTCTGGCCCGGGCTGCGGGCGATCAGGCGGCGGTGGACGAAGCCCTGCCCCTGACCCGTCAGGCGATGCGCGCCCGGCTGGTCTTTGCCCTGGCCCATACGCGGGGCGGGGTCATTCGGACGCTGCCCAACGGGCGCTCGGTTGTGGCCCGCTGGCGGCGGTTGACGCCGGAGGTGGCGCGCTTGCTGGCGGCGTACGCCCTGCCCGTGGAACGGCAACTGATGGCCACCTATGTGGACTATCATCGGCCCGGGTGGTGGCTGGCGTGGAACGTGGAACAATTATGGCGCAACGAATCGCCCACCCAGCTTCCCACCACGCCCATGGAAATCTTTGCCGCGCGGGCGCTGATCCTGGGCGAACCAGCGGAGCGCTTGCGGAGCATGGTGGATTTGCCCTGGTGCCGGGCGGATGAGTTTTACGTGCAAAAACTCGCGCTGACTTTGCGGGCCGCCGCCCGGTAA
- a CDS encoding glycoside hydrolase → MRLEADRVNGKRFYLMRKNPEKRHEVWVSEDGGASWSLPAGNAPFGGQEARHAFLVPFKNPVSGQGELWVSAGPNGIHRSLDGGRSFQRVAAGVVLNAYAMAAGLPKPGTQLPTLYVAGTLRLGGQEQDGVFASHDLGATWEAMTAPGRCPFTGQVNDMVADGREYGRLYLASNGFGVAMAVRK, encoded by the coding sequence GTGCGCTTGGAGGCGGACCGGGTGAACGGCAAGCGCTTCTACCTCATGCGTAAGAACCCGGAAAAGCGTCATGAGGTTTGGGTGAGCGAAGATGGCGGCGCTTCCTGGTCTTTGCCCGCCGGTAATGCTCCATTCGGCGGTCAGGAGGCCCGACACGCTTTTCTGGTGCCGTTCAAAAACCCGGTGAGTGGCCAGGGCGAGTTGTGGGTAAGCGCCGGCCCCAATGGCATCCACCGCAGTCTTGATGGCGGTCGCAGTTTCCAACGTGTCGCGGCGGGCGTTGTGCTCAACGCCTATGCCATGGCGGCGGGCCTGCCCAAGCCGGGCACCCAGTTGCCGACCCTCTACGTCGCCGGCACTCTGAGGCTGGGCGGTCAGGAGCAGGACGGTGTCTTTGCCAGCCACGATCTCGGCGCCACTTGGGAAGCCATGACGGCGCCCGGCCGCTGCCCGTTCACCGGCCAGGTCAACGACATGGTGGCGGATGGCCGGGAATATGGTCGTCTTTACCTCGCGTCCAACGGGTTCGGCGTGGCGATGGCGGTGCGCAAATAG